In one window of Leptidea sinapis chromosome 9, ilLepSina1.1, whole genome shotgun sequence DNA:
- the LOC126965982 gene encoding uncharacterized protein LOC126965982, which produces MEVEEAICVYLLLRKKERKKKRQYWVHPILRDRFTHGQFQTLYPKLRSFEPKFFNYLRMSINSFDELLEMMSKQIESNDTHMRSSVSPEEKLVITLRYLGTGCSFGELHYNFRLGKSTITGIVREVCETLWEKVTKNVMPEPSEDIWKKIAKDFEKYANFPNCIGAIDGKHIRITKPKDSGSLYYNYKTFFSIVLLALCDSNYCFTFIDIGSYGKSSDSAIFKNSAFYKRLIEKSLHIPKPKPISETDPKPLPYVIVGDEAFGLSENVMRPYAGKGLSYEKKIFNYRLSRARRFIECTFGILANKWRIFHRPINVNIDFAEDIIKACCVLHNFVRTRDGIQYEDTLHTAPMSNLITLHAGRGTPSSLNIRDKYANYFVNEGRVEWQDTKI; this is translated from the exons ATGGAAGTCGAAGAAGCAATATGTGTGTACTTGTTGCTCcgtaaaaaagaaagaaagaagaaacggCAGTATTGGGTGCATCCAATATTACGCGATCGGTTTACTCATGGTCAGTTTCAGACTTTATATCCAAAATTAAGAAGTTTTGAACCAAAATTCTTCAATTATTTGAGAATGTCGATAAATTCATTTGATGAATTATTAGAAATGATGAGTAAACAAATTGAATCTAATGATACCCATATGAGGTCAAGCGTGTCCCCAGAAGAAAAACTCGTGATCACATTAAg ataTCTGGGTACTGGTTGTTCCTTTGGAGAACTACATTACAACTTTCGTCTTGGCAAATCTACAATCACAGGAATTGTCCGTGAAGTATGTGAAACTCTGTGGGAAAAAGTCACAAAAAACGTCATGCCTGAACCCAGCgaagatatatggaagaaaATAGCTAaagattttgaaaaatatgCAAATTTTCCCAATTGCATAGGCGCCATAGATGGCAAGCATATAAGGATTACAAAACCCAAAGATTCGGGttctttgtattataattacaaaacttttttttccaTAGTACTGTTGGCACTTTGTGATAGTAACTATTGTTTTACTTTCATAGATATCGGATCTTACGGAAAAAGTAGTGATtctgcaatttttaaaaattcagcATTTTATAAAAGGTTAATAGAAAAGTCATTACACATACCAAAACCTAAACCAATATCTGAAACAGATCCTAAACCATTGCCATACGTCATAGTTGGCGATGAAGCGTTTGGTTTATCCGAAAATGTAATGCGACCCTATGCAGGTAAAGGGCTatcatatgaaaaaaaaatatttaattacaggtTATCAAGAGCTCGACGTTTTATTGAATGCACTTTCGGAATTCTGGCAAACAAGTGGCGCATTTTTCATAGGCCTATAAACGTGAATATAGACTTTGCCGAAGACATAATAAAGGCCTGTTGCGTGCTACACAATTTTGTTAGAACTAGAGATGGTATACAGTATGAAGATACTTTACATACTGCGCCAATGAGTAATCTTATTACATTACATGCAGGAAGGGGTACACCATCATCATTAAACATTAGAGACAAATATGCTAATTACTTTGTGAATGAGGGTCGTGTAGAATGGCAAGACacgaaaatatga
- the LOC126966000 gene encoding uncharacterized protein LOC126966000 codes for MDRFDTELFIDEVEKRPALWNIQCAEYSNKTIKNGAWQELVEIFGENEDSLEKKVLFGVSLQKKWKNIRDAYNKEFKKGKSIPSGSGACKGSKYMYFDRLSFLQKTIENKETITNIDEAKNEEIRNIDQKLDNFVNAREIQPVPNKRKKTKITSEERLANILENSIESRDKIQRQIQESMSKQDDDDKLFCMSLYKELKKVPENKRLATKIELLQVIQKGQKLPSPIHITSQQNTHNAVFWQNQQYSNPQGYFTGYSTIVPGESPSPLSCNSTDDSQSSIVQNIYSDV; via the exons ATGGATCGCTTCGACACCGAGCTATTCATCGATGAGGTGGAAAAAAGACCTGCTTTGTGGAACATCCAATGTGCAGAATATTCTAACAAAACGATTAAAAACGGAGCTTGGCAGGAGCTGGTGGAGATTTTTGGAGAAAATGAGGATTCTTTGGAAAAGAAGGTTCTTTTTG GTGtatcattacaaaaaaaatggaagAACATCCGTGATGCTTATAATAAGGAATTCAAGAAAGGCAAATCAATTCCTTCTGGTTCTGGTGCATGTAAAGGTTCAAAATACATGTATTTCGACCGGCTTTCTTTTCTTCAGAAGACGATAGAAAACAAAGAAACTATCACAAACATAGATGAAGCCAAAAATGAAGAAATTCGGAACATTGACCAAAAGCtagataattttgtaaatgCACGTGAAATACAACCGGTACCCAATAAAAGGAAGAAAACTAAAATTACTTCAGAAGAGCGATTGGCTAACATATTAGAAAATAGTATTGAATCAAGAGATAAAATACAAAGACAAATACAAGAAAGTATGTCAAAGcaagatgatgatgataaacttTTTTGCATGTCATTGTATAAAGAGTTAAAGAAAGTTCCAGAAAATAAACGATTGGCTACTAAAATTGAATTGCTCCAGGTAATACAGAAAGGGCAGAAATTACCATCGCCTATTCATATCACGAGCCAGCAAAACACGCATAATGCAGTATTTTGGCAAAACCAACAATATTCAAACCCACAAGGATATTTCACTGGATATTCTACAATAGTACCAGGAGAGTCTCCATCGCCTTTATCATGCAATAGCACTGACGATTCACAGTCTTCTatagtacaaaatatatattctgacgtataa